The Phalacrocorax carbo chromosome 23, bPhaCar2.1, whole genome shotgun sequence genome includes a window with the following:
- the KCNA10 gene encoding potassium voltage-gated channel subfamily A member 10 → MMDVSSWKEMEVALVSFDNADQIVEDPCYSNDLSPAGQSRKGHPSCANLLSNLRILINSENANNETIFSRFSAEFSEHLVGERVGMDEGDQRVIINIAGLRFETRLKTLNQFPETLLGDPEKRMRYFDSMRNEYFFDRNRPSFDGILYYYQSGGKIRRPANVPIDVFADEITFYELGDEAMDQFREDEGFIKDPETLLPTNDFHRQFWLLFEYPESSSAARGVALVSVLVIVISIIIFCMETLPEFREEREFKSTQELSKNLTDTLLAHSTFTDPFFVIETACIIWFSFELFVRFIVCPSKTEFFRNIMNIIDIVSIIPYFVTLTTELIQQSELNGQQNMSLAILRIIRLVRVFRIFKLSRHSKGLQILGQTLKASMRELGLLIFFLFIGVILFSSAVYFAEVDEPQSHFSSIPDGFWWAVVTMTTVGYGDMCPTTLGGKIVGTLCAIAGVLTIALPVPVIVSNFNYFYHRETENEEKQILPGEVERILTSVVTGNGSMESLNKTNGGYPRDKAKK, encoded by the coding sequence ATGATGGACGTGTCCAGTTGGAAGGAGATGGAGGTGGCACTAGTCAGTTTTGACAACGCTGATCAGATCGTGGAGGATCCCTGTTATTCAAACGACCTCAGCCCCGCCGGCCAGTCACGGAAAGGCCATCCCAGCTGCGCCAACCTCCTCTCCAACTTGAGAATCCTCATCAACAGCGAAAACGCCAACAATGAGACCATTTTCTCCAGGTTTTCTGCCGAGTTCAGTGAGCACCTTGTGGGGGAGAGGGTGGGCATGGATGAGGGGGACCAACGAGTCATCATCAACATCGCTGGGCTAAGGTTTGAGACGCGGCTCAAGACCCTCAACCAATTCCCCGAGACCTTGCTTGGGGACCCAGAAAAGAGGATGCGTTACTTCGACTCCATGAGGAACGAATATTTCTTTGATAGGAACAGGCCCAGTTTTGATGGGATCCTGTACTATTACCAGTCCGGTGGGAAAATACGGCGCCCGGCCAACGTCCCCATTGACGTCTTTGCTGATGAAATCACCTTCTATGAGCTGGGTGATGAAGCCATGGACCAGTTCAGGGAGGATGAAGGGTTCATCAAGGACCCTGAGACCCTCTTACCAACCAATGACTTTCATAGGCAATTCTGGCTGCTCTTTGAGTACCCTGAAAGCTCCAGTGCGGCCAGGGGTGTAGCTTTGGTCTCCGTCCTGGTCATTGTCATCTCTATCATCATCTTCTGCATGGAGACCCTGCCGGAGTTTAGAGAGGAAAGGGAGTTTAAGTCCACCCAGGAGCTTTCGAAGAATCTGACAGACACCTTGCTGGCCCACAGCACCTTCACAGACCCTTTCTTCGTCATAGAGACAGCCTGCATTATCTGGTTCTCCTTCGAGCTGTTTGTCCGGTTCATCGTGTGCCCCAGCAAGACTGAGTTCTTCAGGAACATCATGAACATTATCGACATTGTGTCCATCATCCCCTACTTTGTGACGCTCACCACCGAGCTGATCCAGCAGAGCGAACTCAACGGGCAGCAGAACATGTCCTTGGCCATCCTGCGGATCATCCGGCTGGTCAGGGTCTTCCGCATCTTCAAGCTCTCCCGGCATTCCAAGGGGCTGCAGATCCTGGGGCAGACCCTCAAGGCCAGCATGCGGGAGCTGGGCTTGctcatcttcttcctcttcatcgGCGTCATCCTCTTCTCCAGCGCCGTCTACTTCGCAGAAGTGGACGAGCCGCAGTCCCATTTCTCCAGCATCCCCGACGGCTTCTGGTGGGCCGTGGTCACGATGACGACCGTTGGCTACGGCGACATGTGTCCCACCACCTTGGGTGGGAAGATCGTGGGGACTCTGTGCGCCATTGCAGGGGTATTGACCATTGCGCTGCCTGTCCCCGTCATCGTCTCGAACTTCAACTATTTCTACCACAGGGAGACAGAGAACGAAGAGAAGCAAATTCTGCCCGGGGAGGTGGAGCGAATACTCACCAGCGTGGTGACGGGAAACGGCAGCATGGAGTCACTCAATAAGACCAATGGGGGTTACCCTCGAGACAAGGCCAAAAAATGA